In one window of Chryseobacterium sp. JV274 DNA:
- a CDS encoding MaoC family dehydratase, whose protein sequence is MIVINNFDEYKACEGQMIGDSAWHMIDQEQINRFADATLDDQWIHTDKERAEKEGPFKSTIAHGYLTLSLIPYLWKQIADVRNVKMEINYGIENLKFGDAVPVNSEVKLQAMVKSVINLKGTVKAVVEAKLLIKDHIKPAYTGDVVFLYHFS, encoded by the coding sequence ATGATTGTTATCAATAATTTTGATGAGTACAAGGCTTGTGAAGGACAGATGATTGGAGATTCTGCCTGGCATATGATAGATCAGGAGCAGATCAACAGATTTGCAGATGCTACTTTAGACGATCAGTGGATCCATACAGATAAAGAAAGGGCAGAAAAAGAAGGCCCTTTTAAATCAACCATTGCTCATGGTTATCTGACCTTATCATTGATTCCTTATCTCTGGAAACAGATTGCCGATGTTCGCAATGTAAAAATGGAGATCAATTACGGGATCGAGAATCTTAAATTCGGAGACGCTGTGCCGGTAAACAGTGAGGTAAAGCTGCAGGCAATGGTAAAATCAGTAATCAACCTCAAGGGAACAGTAAAAGCAGTTGTTGAAGCCAAACTGCTCATTAAAGATCATATAAAACCTGCTTATACAGGAGATGTGGTTTTTCTTTATCATTTTTCCTGA
- a CDS encoding DEAD/DEAH box helicase encodes MNFKNLNLINPIIRAMTEAGYSRPTEIQCNAIPLILTGRDVVGCSQSGTGKTAAFIMPILQLLKRHTTEHKEIRILILTPTPELARQLEENLGIYSKYLPLSQLSVYEGIPVGSQLAALRKRVDILVATPGRLLDLENQRHIDLSKIEVFVLDKADKMLEMGFINDIKKVVKLLPQKRQNLFFSTTIPGSVRHFAGTILNNPVEVIVSPVSSAAQTAKQADGFAEKEKKNDVQTDTLQKKNIRTMLLTRTKHVTSKLVQQP; translated from the coding sequence ATGAATTTTAAAAATTTAAACCTAATCAATCCCATTATCCGTGCCATGACAGAAGCAGGATATTCCAGACCTACTGAAATACAGTGTAACGCAATTCCACTTATTTTAACGGGCAGGGATGTTGTAGGATGTTCCCAGTCAGGTACAGGAAAAACAGCAGCATTTATTATGCCTATTCTGCAACTGTTGAAAAGGCATACTACGGAACATAAAGAAATACGGATTTTAATACTTACGCCCACACCGGAATTAGCCAGACAGTTGGAAGAAAATCTTGGAATTTACAGTAAATATTTGCCATTGTCTCAGCTTTCTGTGTACGAAGGTATTCCTGTCGGAAGCCAGCTTGCAGCACTGAGAAAAAGAGTGGACATTCTTGTGGCAACACCGGGAAGGCTGCTCGATTTGGAAAATCAAAGACATATTGATCTTTCGAAAATTGAGGTATTTGTTTTGGATAAAGCAGATAAAATGCTTGAGATGGGTTTCATTAATGATATAAAAAAAGTAGTAAAACTGCTTCCCCAGAAAAGACAAAATCTGTTTTTTTCTACAACAATCCCGGGAAGTGTAAGGCATTTTGCCGGAACAATTCTGAACAATCCTGTGGAGGTTATTGTCAGTCCGGTTTCTTCTGCAGCGCAGACCGCTAAGCAGGCGGATGGTTTTGCAGAAAAAGAAAAGAAAAATGATGTGCAGACTGATACTCTGCAGAAAAAAAACATAAGAACAATGCTTCTTACACGTACCAAACATGTAACCAGCAAATTGGTCCAGCAGCCGTAG
- a CDS encoding beta-1,6-N-acetylglucosaminyltransferase yields the protein MQISDPIAKPHPKTLESPTGPHVRIAYFIMVHHKPEVFKEMFQKIYTRDQFYLIHIDRKAKPEFIEEIQLYIVQFPNVYILDSLNIVSGGFNMVQAELNAMEFLLNVSKEWDYFINLSGEDHPLKSQNIIRQFLSTNKDRNYLFYYDQKFYRPDTLQRIQNHFTELAYMISSFIYKRTFMKGVVPYIGGKWFIFTRETCTFLTSNKIVMDFEDYYLHTFLPAESFFQTVLMNTSFSDIIINDDKRAVVEKSIFQNTQDTSTYIESLQSGNQLFIRKINGKTDEYIRKYIEESFHLPLPYVNEIERELKRDNDHNN from the coding sequence ATGCAAATTTCCGATCCCATAGCCAAACCTCATCCCAAAACTCTGGAATCACCTACAGGCCCGCATGTAAGGATTGCTTATTTTATTATGGTACATCATAAACCTGAGGTATTTAAAGAGATGTTTCAGAAGATTTATACAAGGGATCAGTTTTATCTTATCCATATCGACAGGAAAGCTAAGCCCGAATTCATTGAAGAAATACAGCTGTACATCGTTCAATTTCCGAATGTCTATATTCTGGACAGCCTGAATATTGTGTCAGGAGGCTTCAATATGGTTCAGGCAGAGCTGAATGCTATGGAATTTCTATTAAATGTAAGTAAAGAATGGGATTATTTTATCAACCTAAGCGGGGAAGATCATCCTCTGAAATCACAAAATATCATCCGCCAGTTTCTTTCCACCAATAAAGACCGGAATTATCTTTTTTATTATGACCAGAAATTTTACAGACCGGATACTCTGCAGAGAATACAGAATCATTTTACGGAATTAGCCTATATGATCTCATCCTTCATCTATAAAAGAACATTTATGAAGGGAGTGGTCCCCTATATTGGCGGAAAATGGTTTATTTTCACCAGAGAAACCTGTACATTTTTAACCAGTAACAAAATAGTAATGGACTTTGAAGATTATTATCTTCATACTTTTCTGCCGGCAGAATCATTTTTTCAGACCGTTCTTATGAATACTTCATTTAGTGATATCATCATCAATGATGATAAAAGAGCGGTAGTTGAGAAATCAATTTTTCAAAACACACAGGACACATCCACTTATATTGAATCCTTACAATCCGGAAATCAGCTTTTTATCAGAAAAATAAATGGCAAAACTGATGAATATATAAGAAAATACATTGAAGAAAGTTTTCATCTCCCGTTGCCCTATGTAAATGAGATTGAAAGAGAATTAAAAAGGGATAACGACCATAACAACTGA
- a CDS encoding cold-shock protein produces the protein MQEGTVKFFNEAKGFGFITPADGSKDIFVHSSGLNTRSIQENDKVVFDVQKSDKGLNAVNVKLA, from the coding sequence ATGCAAGAAGGCACCGTAAAATTTTTCAATGAAGCAAAAGGCTTCGGTTTTATTACTCCAGCAGATGGAAGTAAAGATATATTTGTACATTCTTCAGGATTAAACACAAGATCGATCCAGGAAAATGATAAAGTCGTTTTTGATGTACAAAAAAGTGATAAAGGTTTAAATGCTGTTAACGTTAAGTTAGCATAA
- a CDS encoding winged helix-turn-helix domain-containing protein, with the protein MEKKLTLEHLKLATLNSQGLTQNTPFGTGKDAVLHALEHLGYIQIDTLSMVERAHHHTLWTRIPDFKADDLEELVGERKVFEYWFHAASYLPMQDFRYVLPQMLTIKRGESRYYNADPKVMQYVTDTIRHEGPKRARDFENESHKTGTWWNWKPAKLALERLFMQGDLMISGRSGMQKTYDLAERVLPTSMNTTEPTPLELAEYLVTTNLRAYGFTTVKQITHLRSGNDLKKNVNIVLQTMLEENRISKVRVDGGNSVFVQNDLLEKTFALTESSVRLLSPFDNSIIHRDRIKQIFDFDFRLECYTPKEKRQYGYFCLPILFGNQFIGRVDCKAHRKEKKFELIHLHIENNTIAPEVWLTPFVETVKRFAVFNGCESLVLTKVSPSKLGTAVKKELSRSRLTK; encoded by the coding sequence ATGGAAAAGAAGTTGACTTTGGAGCATTTAAAGCTTGCAACATTAAATAGTCAGGGATTAACCCAAAATACACCATTCGGAACCGGAAAAGATGCGGTTCTTCATGCATTGGAGCATCTCGGATATATACAGATTGATACTTTGTCTATGGTGGAGCGCGCCCATCATCATACGCTCTGGACCAGAATCCCGGACTTTAAAGCAGATGATCTGGAGGAACTGGTAGGAGAACGTAAAGTATTCGAATATTGGTTTCATGCCGCTTCTTATCTTCCAATGCAGGATTTTCGGTATGTTTTACCTCAAATGCTGACCATCAAACGAGGGGAGTCCCGTTACTACAATGCAGACCCAAAAGTAATGCAGTACGTTACAGATACCATCCGCCACGAAGGCCCTAAACGGGCAAGAGATTTCGAAAACGAAAGTCATAAAACAGGAACCTGGTGGAACTGGAAACCTGCCAAACTGGCTCTTGAAAGACTTTTTATGCAGGGAGACCTGATGATCAGCGGACGTTCCGGTATGCAGAAAACATATGACCTGGCCGAAAGAGTTCTACCCACTTCCATGAATACCACAGAACCTACTCCACTTGAGCTGGCGGAATATCTGGTAACAACCAATCTCCGTGCTTATGGATTTACTACGGTAAAGCAGATTACCCATCTTAGGAGTGGAAATGACCTGAAGAAGAATGTCAATATAGTGTTACAAACTATGCTGGAAGAAAACAGAATATCGAAAGTCAGGGTTGATGGAGGAAACTCCGTTTTTGTTCAAAATGATCTGCTGGAAAAAACATTTGCTCTGACAGAATCCAGTGTACGGCTGCTGTCACCGTTTGATAATTCTATTATTCACCGTGACCGGATCAAACAGATTTTTGATTTTGATTTCAGGCTGGAATGTTATACTCCAAAGGAAAAAAGACAATATGGTTATTTCTGTCTGCCGATACTGTTTGGAAATCAGTTTATAGGAAGAGTTGATTGTAAAGCCCACAGAAAAGAAAAAAAATTTGAGCTTATTCATTTACATATTGAAAACAATACAATAGCTCCTGAAGTATGGCTTACCCCTTTTGTAGAAACCGTAAAACGTTTTGCAGTCTTCAACGGTTGTGAATCGTTAGTATTGACAAAGGTAAGTCCATCAAAATTAGGTACTGCTGTAAAAAAGGAGTTATCCAGATCAAGGCTTACAAAATAA
- a CDS encoding adenosine kinase, whose protein sequence is MMKKYLTYIALLGAPFFWGQNKGTETSAYQQNWKSLEKENEDIAFDADIKLSDAETALDKKIFQIRKQFLSDTESKKISLYNSSFYELRPLIESSKLYELLQTMPKGGLLHTHSGGITEVQWIISAARKYRECYVYDQKDNDQFIFGQLAFFEKGKVPNGFVSLDKKLNSTPDFEKQLQELLTLKRDSLCSYTDYWIEFEKRFKRINLLLPYRPFFKEYYLKGFQDLIKDKVQHVEIRYIFDELYDFQHGKYPLKTSITDLQDILKEIHKSDPQFTLKLIYSSFKFLDNESIGKQLETAFEMKKEFPDMISGFDLVADEAAGHNISFFEKNWAKLNELNKKYGVEIPLFLHAGESNSALNKNVLDVALLNNKRIGHGLNLIYFPKTMEQIRKQNKLVEVSPISNQVLGYVSDMRNHPARVLLSNGIQCSISSDDPSVYGYAGLSYDFWVALVYWELDVKALKKLVFNSINYSSLNENEKKKSLTYLNQQWNDFVQKTNQKLN, encoded by the coding sequence ATGATGAAAAAATACCTTACTTATATAGCACTTTTGGGAGCACCTTTCTTTTGGGGGCAAAATAAAGGGACTGAAACATCTGCTTACCAGCAAAACTGGAAATCGTTAGAGAAGGAAAATGAGGATATAGCATTTGACGCTGATATAAAACTGTCTGATGCTGAAACAGCTTTGGATAAAAAGATATTCCAAATACGTAAGCAATTTCTGAGCGATACAGAATCCAAAAAAATATCTTTATACAACAGCTCTTTTTATGAATTAAGACCATTAATAGAAAGCAGTAAGCTGTATGAACTCCTACAGACCATGCCGAAAGGAGGTTTACTGCACACCCACAGCGGAGGAATAACGGAGGTGCAATGGATTATTTCGGCTGCCAGAAAATATCGGGAATGCTATGTTTACGATCAGAAAGATAATGATCAGTTCATTTTTGGACAGCTGGCTTTTTTTGAAAAAGGAAAAGTTCCGAATGGATTTGTCAGCCTTGATAAAAAACTGAACTCAACCCCGGATTTTGAAAAACAATTACAGGAACTTCTCACTCTGAAACGTGATAGCTTATGCTCTTACACAGATTATTGGATTGAATTTGAAAAACGTTTTAAGCGTATCAATCTGCTGCTTCCTTATCGTCCTTTCTTTAAAGAATATTATTTGAAAGGATTTCAGGATTTGATCAAAGATAAAGTACAGCACGTAGAAATCAGATATATTTTTGATGAGCTTTACGATTTCCAGCATGGGAAATATCCTCTAAAAACTTCCATCACAGATCTGCAGGACATTCTTAAAGAAATACATAAGTCTGATCCGCAGTTCACCCTGAAACTTATCTATTCAAGCTTTAAATTCCTGGATAATGAAAGTATCGGAAAACAGCTTGAAACAGCGTTTGAGATGAAGAAAGAATTTCCGGATATGATCTCAGGTTTTGATCTTGTAGCAGATGAAGCTGCGGGACATAATATCAGCTTTTTTGAGAAAAACTGGGCAAAACTGAATGAACTTAACAAGAAGTATGGTGTGGAAATACCTCTTTTCCTTCACGCCGGAGAAAGTAACTCCGCCTTGAATAAAAATGTTCTGGATGTAGCTTTATTAAACAACAAAAGAATTGGACACGGACTGAATCTTATCTACTTCCCCAAAACCATGGAGCAGATCAGAAAACAGAATAAACTGGTTGAAGTAAGCCCCATCAGTAACCAGGTTCTGGGATATGTGAGTGATATGAGAAATCACCCTGCCAGAGTATTGTTAAGCAATGGAATACAGTGTTCCATCAGCAGTGATGATCCTTCAGTTTATGGATACGCAGGGCTTAGTTATGATTTCTGGGTAGCGCTGGTGTATTGGGAACTGGATGTAAAAGCATTGAAAAAACTGGTTTTCAATTCCATTAATTATTCTTCTTTGAATGAAAATGAGAAAAAGAAATCATTAACCTATCTGAACCAGCAATGGAATGATTTTGTCCAGAAAACAAATCAGAAATTAAACTAA